In the genome of Monodelphis domestica isolate mMonDom1 chromosome 2, mMonDom1.pri, whole genome shotgun sequence, one region contains:
- the ATF3 gene encoding cyclic AMP-dependent transcription factor ATF-3: MMLQHPSQVPASEVSASAIVPCLSPAGSLAFEDFTTLTPLVKEELRFAIQNKHLCHRMSSTLESVTVSDRPIEMSIMKAEFAPEEDERKKRRRERNKIAAAKCRNKKKEKTECLQKESEKLESVNAELKAQIEELKNEKQHLIYMLNRHRPTCIVRAQNGRTPEDERNLFIQQIKEGTLQS; encoded by the exons ATGATGCTTCAACATCCAAGCCAGGTCCCTGCCTCAGAAGTCAGTGCATCAGCCATCGTCCCCTGCCTGTCACCAGCTGGGTCTCTGGCGTTTGAAGATTTCACAACTCTTACCCCCCTCGTCAAGGAAGAGCTGAGGTTTGCTATCCAAAATAAGCATCTCTGTCACCGGATGTCATCCACGTTGGAATCCGTCACAGTGAGCGACAGGCCCATCGAGATGTCCATCATGAAAGCAGAG TTTGCCCCTGAAgaggatgaaaggaaaaagagacgaagggaaagaaataaaattgcagCTGCAAAGTGCCGgaacaagaagaaggaaaagacagaatGTTTGCAGAAG GAATCAGAAAAGTTGGAAAGTGTGAATGCTGAGCTGAAAGCCCAGATTGAGGAGCTCAAGAATGAGAAACAGCATTTGATATACATGCTTAACCGTCACCGGCCAACGTGTATTGTCCGAGCTCAGAATGGGAGGACGCCCGAAGATGAGAGGAACCTCTTTATCCAACAGATAAAAGAAGGAACATTGCAGAGTTAA